From the genome of Prionailurus bengalensis isolate Pbe53 chromosome D1, Fcat_Pben_1.1_paternal_pri, whole genome shotgun sequence:
CTTGTCATCTTTTTGGTAATTGTTCTCTGAGAGGTAAGAATGCCACATCAGCCTTTCCTCATTGAAGGATATGAGCACCTGGTGGGCACTTGATATTGACTTCCTTGGCAGGGACTAGGTCAGCCTCAGCagcatttttccatttcatcaggAACATGAGTTCTCCACGAGTCTGTAGATCTAATAATCTGTGGCTTTtctgactcttctttttctttggtttgctCTCCTCTCCCTTATCTTCAGAATCAGAGTCAGCTTTGAGCTTGCCTCCCTCTGGTTTATCCGTCTCAAGTGCTGTTTTCTGTGACTGTAGAAACTTGCCAATGAGATCAGGGCAATCCAGGCTCTCTTCTGGCTCCCACATGTTATCTGAGAACTCCTTCCACTTTAGAAGATACTTCACTTCGCCCTTTGTCATTCAACCGTCAAGAACTTTTTCCACCACATATTTCTCTTCCCCCTCATCCAGCAcctcctctatttttttattgttttatttcttctccatagTGCCCACCAGCTTTCTGATCTAAAGAGTGATGCTGCTCAGAGTAGCGCACAAGAGCCGGGGAGGAATTGGTGCGATAGCACATCATGTCAGGCAGGcagagtggggtggagggagtgGTGCCCAGAAAAGCAACAAGACCATGGCTGCAGTGGAGCCCCTCCCTGAAGTGGTGTACGACAGTCCCCAGCCAGCAGGCAAAAGACTGTCCCATCATTTGTTGATGGACTTCTCCATAGTTTCTAGCTGGGGCTTTTATGAATAAAGCGCCACTGAACATTCACCAGAAGTCTTTGAGTTGATAAACATTATTTCTACTAGGTAAATATCTAGAAAGGGGATTGCTAGATTGTGtggtaagtatatgtttaactttatgagaaattgccaaactggCTTGCAGAGTGGctatatcattttgcat
Proteins encoded in this window:
- the LOC122483659 gene encoding chromobox protein homolog 1-like; amino-acid sequence: MTKGEVKYLLKWKEFSDNMWEPEESLDCPDLIGKFLQSQKTALETDKPEGGKLKADSDSEDKGEESKPKKKKSQKSHRLLDLQTRGELMFLMKWKNAAEADLVPAKEVNIKCPPGAHILQ